A single Xenopus laevis strain J_2021 chromosome 3S, Xenopus_laevis_v10.1, whole genome shotgun sequence DNA region contains:
- the irf1.S gene encoding interferon regulatory factor 1 S homeolog (The RefSeq protein has 1 substitution compared to this genomic sequence), with the protein MPPARLRMRPWLEKQINSNKIPGLSWINKDEMIFQIPWKHAARHGWDINKDACLFQSWAVHTGRFKSGEKEADPKTWKANFRCAMNSLPDIKEVKDKSVYKGSSAVRVYQMLEPQIKAEKKERRSKANSKSRAKKKAEEDEESVKTSPLPSDHSYTANVYTDQEDMDSVDAAVMSINESISSNLDWNSQLEMPLPDSTNDLYPFQVSPLSSSSEEEDAALPFADDIFKMILEPSTEWSQTSVDGKGFFTNDSGMQTTCLTEISSAFDGTLSGEIKVRFSTDMLNWPESNISSRATGLAVPTF; encoded by the exons ATGCCTCCGGCACGTTTGAGGATGAGGCCATGGCTAGAGAAGCAAATAAACTCCAACAAAATCCCTGGACTGTCATGGATCAACAAG GATGAAATGATATTCCAGATCCCTTGGAAACATGCTGCTAGACATGGATGGGACATCAATAAAGATGCCTGCCTTTTCCAGAGTTGGGCCGTCCACACAG GACGTTTTAAATCCGGTGAGAAGGAGGCTGACCCTAAAACTTGGAAGGCCAATTTCCGATGCGCAATGAACTCTCTGCCTGATATAAAAGAAGTAAAAGACAAAAGCGTATACAAAGGTTCCAGTGCAGTGCGAGTATATCAGATGCTCGAGCCTCAAATAAAGGCAGAGAAGAAAG AACGCCGATCCAAGGCAAACTCTAAAAGCAGGGCCAAGAAAAAG GCTGAGGAAGATGAGGAATCTGTGAAAACTAGCCCTTTGCCTTCAGACCACAGCTACACCGCTAATGTGTATACAGACCAAGAAGACATGGATTCCGTGGATGCAGCTGTAATGA GCATCAATGAAAGCATCTCTAGCAATATAGACTGGAACTCTCAACTTGAAATGCCATTGCCTGACAGCACAAATGACCTCTACCCTTTCCAGGTGTCACCCTTGAGTTCATCTTCGGAAG AGGAAGATGCAGCTTTACCCTTTGCAGATGACATTTTTAAG ATGATCTTAGAGCCAAGCACAGAATGGTCACAGACAAGCGTAGATGGCAAAGGGTTTTTCACCAACGACTCTGGCATGCAGACCACCTGTCTAACTGAAATAAGCTCTGCATTCGATGGCACTTTATCAG GTGAAATAAAAGTCAGATTCTCCACAGACATGCTCAACTGGCCCGAGTCAAACATTTCCTCAAGGGCTACAGGACTAGCTGTCCCTACATTCTGA
- the irf1.S gene encoding interferon regulatory factor 1 S homeolog isoform X1 gives MAREANKLQQNPWTVMDQQGRFKSGEKEADPKTWKANFRCAMNSLPDIKEVKDKSVYKGSSAVRVYQMLEPQIKAEKKERRSKANSKSRAKKKAEEDEESVKTSPLPSDHSYTANVYTDQEDMDSVDAAVMSINESISSNIDWNSQLEMPLPDSTNDLYPFQVSPLSSSSEEEDAALPFADDIFKMILEPSTEWSQTSVDGKGFFTNDSGMQTTCLTEISSAFDGTLSGEIKVRFSTDMLNWPESNISSRATGLAVPTF, from the exons ATGGCTAGAGAAGCAAATAAACTCCAACAAAATCCCTGGACTGTCATGGATCAACAAG GACGTTTTAAATCCGGTGAGAAGGAGGCTGACCCTAAAACTTGGAAGGCCAATTTCCGATGCGCAATGAACTCTCTGCCTGATATAAAAGAAGTAAAAGACAAAAGCGTATACAAAGGTTCCAGTGCAGTGCGAGTATATCAGATGCTCGAGCCTCAAATAAAGGCAGAGAAGAAAG AACGCCGATCCAAGGCAAACTCTAAAAGCAGGGCCAAGAAAAAG GCTGAGGAAGATGAGGAATCTGTGAAAACTAGCCCTTTGCCTTCAGACCACAGCTACACCGCTAATGTGTATACAGACCAAGAAGACATGGATTCCGTGGATGCAGCTGTAATGA GCATCAATGAAAGCATCTCTAGCAATATAGACTGGAACTCTCAACTTGAAATGCCATTGCCTGACAGCACAAATGACCTCTACCCTTTCCAGGTGTCACCCTTGAGTTCATCTTCGGAAG AGGAAGATGCAGCTTTACCCTTTGCAGATGACATTTTTAAG ATGATCTTAGAGCCAAGCACAGAATGGTCACAGACAAGCGTAGATGGCAAAGGGTTTTTCACCAACGACTCTGGCATGCAGACCACCTGTCTAACTGAAATAAGCTCTGCATTCGATGGCACTTTATCAG GTGAAATAAAAGTCAGATTCTCCACAGACATGCTCAACTGGCCCGAGTCAAACATTTCCTCAAGGGCTACAGGACTAGCTGTCCCTACATTCTGA